Proteins found in one Paenibacillus borealis genomic segment:
- a CDS encoding MarR family winged helix-turn-helix transcriptional regulator gives MSEEAGKEQAIYKVMDHMANVQQKSQAFVDLITKKESLSQNQIMLMFQLQLTGSLNITDISERFVITPGAASFMCDKLEDLEYVERIRTKEDRRVVNIVLTEHGKQRILSLFDKFAVAELDKISTTLQTIDDLMGRIVQ, from the coding sequence ATGAGCGAAGAAGCAGGGAAAGAACAAGCCATCTATAAAGTCATGGATCATATGGCCAATGTGCAGCAGAAATCACAGGCTTTCGTAGACCTGATAACCAAGAAGGAATCACTGTCGCAAAATCAGATCATGCTGATGTTTCAGCTTCAGCTTACGGGCTCCCTTAACATTACGGATATCTCTGAGAGATTTGTGATTACACCGGGTGCCGCATCCTTCATGTGCGATAAGCTGGAGGATCTGGAGTATGTCGAGAGAATACGCACCAAAGAAGACCGCAGAGTGGTTAATATTGTGCTCACCGAACATGGCAAACAGCGTATTCTGTCCTTGTTCGATAAATTTGCAGTGGCCGAGCTCGATAAAATATCCACGACGCTGCAGACCATCGATGACTTAATGGGCAGAATTGTACAGTAA
- a CDS encoding HAD family hydrolase: MSYEEQTQAEHRQLPKLNKPEAIVFDMDGTLFQTESLLLPAYHKMFDILREEGLYSGPTPPEERILGSLGMLLAQIWKNVMPEADEAVHRRADELLLQLEIEGLEAGGTVLYPKVVETLRALHARGVKLFVASNGLEDYIHSIVVVHELKELFEGLYSAGGQGTATKTELLGLLLDNHNISSAWMVGDRSSDVEAGKGNGQTVIGCAYAGFGRQDELKGSDVIISSFDELIELYDNSTAAQDL, from the coding sequence ATGAGTTATGAAGAACAGACACAGGCAGAGCACAGACAACTGCCGAAATTGAACAAACCGGAAGCCATCGTATTTGATATGGATGGTACGCTGTTCCAGACGGAAAGCCTGTTATTACCGGCCTATCATAAAATGTTTGATATTCTGCGCGAAGAAGGGCTGTATTCCGGGCCGACTCCGCCGGAGGAGCGTATATTGGGCAGCCTTGGCATGCTGCTGGCACAAATCTGGAAGAACGTGATGCCGGAAGCGGATGAGGCGGTGCACCGCCGGGCGGATGAGCTGCTGCTGCAGCTGGAGATCGAAGGTCTGGAAGCCGGGGGAACAGTCCTGTATCCTAAGGTAGTGGAAACGCTGCGTGCACTTCACGCGCGCGGAGTTAAGTTGTTCGTCGCCAGCAACGGGCTGGAGGATTATATTCACAGCATCGTCGTGGTGCATGAGCTGAAAGAGCTGTTCGAGGGCTTATACAGTGCAGGCGGACAAGGAACCGCGACCAAGACGGAGCTGCTTGGACTCCTGCTGGACAATCATAATATCAGCAGCGCCTGGATGGTGGGCGACCGTTCGTCTGACGTGGAGGCGGGCAAGGGCAACGGGCAGACGGTCATCGGCTGTGCGTACGCCGGATTCGGACGGCAGGATGAACTGAAGGGCTCTGATGTTATTATCTCTTCCTTCGATGAATTAATTGAGCTGTATGATAACAGCACAGCAGCGCAAGACTTGTAA
- a CDS encoding YhgE/Pip domain-containing protein, which yields MKLIIQFLKQPVTIVGIITALLFQVFFSLIWITGYDHVTDRVDQLPIAIVNGDGSAAQSIADNISASLDFEQVKGLSLAEAQEQLGHRTLRMIIELPQGFTASLNDLSAGAKIRYYLNESNPQMVSNVMQGVAAKVTAALDAKSSAAGLGGVLTAMKLPEAEAAMIRSSAASRISSDVQIVNPAANFAETMVPLMVVTASFTGGMLLAMNLSKASASLAAVAGKWQRLSARYVLMAGTALAGSLISASLLHVLGIHSSQGFLGMWMFEFVVILSCMTVANLSLVLLGDAGAWLNIALLSMQMLSSGATIPRDVLSPFYQSVGQFFPAYYAVDGMLDLVIGGEGILHDMPALLYIAAVATAASVLLTLLRREKGAIRAEAAANA from the coding sequence ATGAAATTAATTATTCAGTTTCTCAAACAACCCGTAACCATCGTCGGGATTATTACTGCGCTGCTGTTTCAGGTCTTTTTCAGCCTCATCTGGATCACCGGCTACGATCATGTCACCGATCGGGTAGATCAGCTGCCTATTGCCATTGTTAACGGAGACGGCAGTGCGGCCCAGTCCATCGCTGACAATATATCGGCTTCTCTGGACTTCGAGCAGGTGAAGGGCCTCTCGCTGGCAGAGGCGCAGGAACAGCTCGGACACCGTACCCTCCGGATGATTATTGAGCTTCCCCAGGGCTTTACTGCTTCACTAAACGATCTGTCGGCCGGGGCCAAGATCCGTTATTATCTGAACGAATCCAATCCGCAAATGGTCTCTAATGTCATGCAGGGCGTAGCAGCCAAAGTCACTGCTGCCCTGGATGCAAAGAGCAGTGCTGCGGGACTTGGCGGCGTGCTCACTGCCATGAAGCTGCCGGAAGCAGAAGCCGCAATGATTCGAAGCAGTGCGGCAAGCCGGATCAGCTCCGATGTGCAGATTGTGAATCCGGCTGCCAACTTCGCTGAAACCATGGTTCCGCTAATGGTCGTTACGGCTTCCTTCACCGGCGGTATGCTGCTGGCGATGAACCTGAGCAAGGCCTCCGCCAGTCTGGCCGCTGTTGCCGGCAAATGGCAGCGTCTTAGCGCCCGGTATGTGCTGATGGCCGGCACCGCACTTGCCGGCTCACTCATCAGCGCTTCACTGCTGCACGTTCTCGGCATCCACTCTTCACAAGGCTTCCTCGGCATGTGGATGTTTGAATTTGTCGTCATCCTCTCCTGCATGACGGTAGCCAACCTCAGCCTTGTGCTGCTCGGCGACGCCGGAGCGTGGCTGAACATTGCGCTGCTGTCCATGCAGATGCTGAGCTCCGGGGCAACGATTCCCCGGGATGTACTGTCACCCTTTTACCAGTCGGTCGGCCAATTCTTCCCTGCTTACTATGCTGTGGACGGCATGCTCGATCTCGTTATTGGCGGTGAGGGTATCCTGCACGACATGCCGGCGCTGCTCTATATTGCCGCTGTTGCTACGGCAGCCAGTGTGCTGCTTACACTTCTCCGCCGGGAGAAAGGCGCAATCCGGGCCGAAGCGGCAGCCAATGCCTGA
- a CDS encoding AbrB/MazE/SpoVT family DNA-binding domain-containing protein, whose translation MMKATGIVRKVDELGRIVIPIELRRTMGIDIKDPLEIFVDGEKIILRKYEPTCIFSGSAENLINFKGKMVSKDVLDELIASFDHI comes from the coding sequence ATGATGAAAGCAACAGGTATTGTAAGAAAAGTAGATGAACTGGGACGTATCGTGATTCCGATTGAACTACGCAGAACGATGGGAATTGACATAAAAGACCCGCTCGAAATTTTTGTGGACGGCGAAAAGATCATTCTCAGAAAATATGAACCTACTTGTATCTTCTCCGGAAGTGCCGAGAACCTGATCAACTTCAAAGGCAAAATGGTCAGCAAAGATGTTCTCGACGAACTGATTGCAAGCTTTGACCACATATAA
- a CDS encoding PadR family transcriptional regulator, with translation MNIQDVILGILSEKPHSGYDIKRHFEEYFSFFFDASFGTIYPTLSKMEKLGLISREAVRQEGKPDKNLFTITPDGEQHFQKYLRQPAEKEVLRSDFLMHLYFGDMADEETMQTLLREALRAKQEMYDDLEHKLQELDKIGKLTPSQKLCIELGLVQYDAFIRRVQSALES, from the coding sequence ATGAACATTCAAGATGTAATACTCGGGATTCTGAGTGAGAAGCCCCATTCCGGCTATGATATCAAGCGGCATTTCGAGGAGTATTTCTCCTTCTTCTTCGATGCCAGCTTCGGCACGATTTACCCTACCTTAAGCAAGATGGAGAAGCTGGGTCTGATCTCCAGGGAAGCGGTACGCCAGGAGGGCAAACCGGATAAGAACTTGTTTACAATTACCCCCGACGGTGAACAGCACTTCCAGAAGTATTTACGTCAGCCTGCGGAGAAGGAGGTGCTCCGTTCCGACTTCCTGATGCATCTGTATTTCGGGGACATGGCGGATGAAGAGACGATGCAAACCCTGCTCCGCGAAGCCCTACGGGCCAAACAGGAGATGTACGATGATCTGGAGCATAAGCTGCAGGAGCTGGACAAGATCGGCAAGCTGACGCCCTCCCAGAAGCTCTGTATTGAGCTGGGGCTGGTGCAATACGATGCTTTTATCCGAAGAGTACAAAGTGCACTGGAGAGTTAG